In one Antennarius striatus isolate MH-2024 chromosome 1, ASM4005453v1, whole genome shotgun sequence genomic region, the following are encoded:
- the LOC137592664 gene encoding zinc finger protein 319-like: MTEAWQQQQQQHAVAPPSVVHTLPQGTDNTLGCTVYGVVLQPDTSLQQPQHGQQLSVQVQQPSLQVGGERGHKCGACGHDISHLANPHEHQCMVNQDRSFQCTQCMKIFSQATDLLEHQCVQVEQKPFVCGVCKMGFSLLTSLAQHHNSHGNGNNPMKCSICEKTYRPGSGNVTPTSSAANPQQPSTGETSSGGAAISASSPPAFEASAPDRPYKCSVCHKAFRHLSELTRHERVHTGEKPYKCDTCDKSFSQSSHLAHHQRTHSSERPYKCAVCEKSFKHRSHLVRHMYAHSGEHLFKCNLCEMHFKESSELLHHQCQPEGERPFRCGSCGKSFKRPSDLRQHERTHSEERPFQCEECQMSFKQQYALVRHRRTHKNPADRPFKCNLCDKGFLQPSHLLYHQQVHGMESLFKCASCQKSFSQSGELLRHKCGGEVEKPYKCDVCGKGYKKNSTLQRHQNSHCTEKPLKCSLCDKRFVSSSEFVQHRCDPTREKPLKCPDCEKRFRYSSELQRHRRVHTGEKPFKCASCDKSFKQREHLAKHQSVHSRETQFKCVWCGERFVDLTALQEHTVQHTAEGESFPEAPCIP; encoded by the coding sequence ATGACTGAGgcatggcagcagcagcagcagcaacatgcAGTCGCTCCACCCTCCGTTGTGCACACACTTCCCCAGGGAACCGACAACACTCTAGGCTGCACCGTGTATGGAGTTGTCCTGCAGCCGGATACCTCCCTGCAGCAGCCTCAGCACGGCCAGCAGCTGTCTGTTCAAGTCCAACAGCCCTCCTTACAAGTAGGGGGTGAGAGGGGGCATAAGTGTGGAGCCTGTGGTCATGACATCTCCCACTTGGCCAACCCGCATGAGCACCAGTGCATGGTGAACCAAGATCGATCCTTCCAGTGCACCCAGTGTATGAAGATCTTCAGTCAGGCGACGGACCTGCTGGAGCATCAGTGTGTGCAGGTGGAGCAGAAACcatttgtgtgtggtgtgtgtaaaATGGGCTTCTCTTTGCTCACCTCCTTGGCCCAACATCACAACTCGCACGGCAACGGAAACAACCCAATGAAATGTTCCATCTGTGAGAAAACTTACCGGCCGGGTTCAGGAAACGTCACCCCAACTTCATCAGCTGCCAACCCTCAGCAGCCCTCCACTGGAGAGACGTCCAGCGGTGGGGCAGCGATCAGTGCCTCATCTCCACCTGCATTCGAGGCCTCCGCGCCAGACAGGCCATACAAGTGCTCCGTGTGCCACAAGGCCTTCCGTCATTTGTCAGAGCTGACTCGCCACGAGAGAGTGCACACGGGTGAAAAGCCATACAAATGTGACACATGCGATAAAAGCTTCAGCCAGTCTTCACATCTGGCGCATCACCAGCGCACGCACAGCTCTGAGCGGCCGTATAAATGCGCCGTGTGCGAGAAGAGCTTCAAACACCGCTCCCACCTCGTGCGGCACATGTACGCCCATTCGGGCGAGCACCTGTTCAAGTGCAATTTGTGCGAGATGCACTTTAAGGAGTCGTCGGAGCTCCTGCACCATCAGTGCCAGCCAGAAGGGGAGAGACCTTTCCGTTGCGGCTCCTGCGGAAAGAGCTTCAAGCGTCCGTCCGACCTGCGGCAGCACGAGCGCACCCACTCAGAGGAGCGACCTTTCCAGTGCGAGGAGTGTCAGATGAGTTTCAAGCAGCAGTACGCTCTGGTACGCCATCGACGCACTCACAAAAACCCAGCAGATCGCCCTTTCAAGTGCAACCTTTGCGATAAAGGATTTCTCCAGCCATCCCACCTTCTTTACCACCAGCAGGTTCATGGCATGGAAAGTCTATTTAAGTGTGCGTCCTGCCAGAAGTCATTCAGCCAATCGGGAGAGCTGCTGAGACACAAATGTGGCGGCGAAGTGGAGAAACCCTATAAGTGCGACGTGTGCGGTAAAGGATACAAAAAGAATTCCACTCTGCAGCGCCACCAAAACTCTCACTGCACAGAGAAGCCGCTGAAATGCTCCCTTTGCGACAAGCGCTTTGTCTCGTCCTCCGAGTTCGTTCAGCACCGCTGCGACCCCACCCGGGAGAAACCGCTCAAATGCCCTGACTGTGAAAAGCGCTTCAGGTACTCCTCGGAGCTGCAGCGCCATCGGCGGGTCCACACCGGGGAGAAGCCTTTCAAGTGCGCCAGCTGCGACAAGAGCTTCAAGCAACGGGAGCACCTGGCCAAGCACCAGAGCGTACACTCACGGGAGACACAGTTtaagtgtgtgtggtgtggggaGCGCTTTGTTGACCTCACAGCTCTGCAAGAACACACAGTCCAGCACACCGCTGAGGGTGAGAGTTTCCCCGAGGCCCCCTGCATCCCATGA
- the LOC137593170 gene encoding casein kinase II subunit alpha'-like isoform X1: MPGSTPASSKARVYTDVNTQKNREYWDYDAHVPNWSNQDNYQLVRKLGRGKYSEVFEAINVTNNEKVVVKILKPVKKKKIKREIKILENLRGGTNIIRLVDTVKDPVSRTPALVFECINNTDFKELYQKLTDYDIRYYMYELLKALDYCHSMGIMHRDVKPHNVMIDHQLRKLRLIDWGLAEFYHPAQEYNVRVASRYFKGPELLVDYQMYDYSLDMWSLGCMLASMIFLKEPFFHGQDNYDQLVRIAKVLGTDELFGYLHKYHIELDTRFKDLLGQSRRRLLVCRQTRKRWEQFIQSENQHLVSPEALDLLDKLLRYDHQQRLTAAEAMQHPYFYPVVKEHANANTEGSKAISSSNAT, from the exons ATGCCCGGATCCACGCCGGCCAGCAGCAAGGCTCGTGTGTACACCGACGTCAACACACAGAAGAACAGGGAGTACTGGGACTACGATGCACACGTACCAAACtggag CAATCAAGACAACTACCAGTTGGTGCGTAAGTTGGGCAGAGGGAAATACAGTGAAGTATTTGAGGCTATAAATGTGACCAACAATGAGAAAGTGGTGGTGAAAATCCTCAAG CCtgtcaaaaagaagaagatcaaacGGGAGATAAAAATTCTTGAAAACCTGCGTGGGGGAACCAACATTATTCGTCTGGTCGACACAGTCAAAGACCCGGTG TCCAGAACACCAGCGCTTGTCTTTGAGTGCATCAATAACACAGATTTTAAG GAGCTTTATCAGAAGCTGACAGACTACGATATCCGTTACTACATGTATGAGCTGCTCaag GCTCTGGACTACTGTCACAGTATGGGGATCATGCACCGGGACGTGAAGCCCCACAATGTGATGATCGACCACCAGctgaggaag CTTCGTCTTATAGACTGGGGTTTGGCAGAATTTTACCATCCTGCTCAGGAATACAACGTCAGGGTGGCCTCCCGCTATTTTAAAGGCCCTGAGCTGCTAGTGGACTATCAG ATGTATGACTATAGTTTGGACATGTGGAGTCTAGGCTGCATGTTGGCCAGCATGATCTTTCTGAAGGAGCCGTTTTTTCACGGCCAGGACAACTACGACCAG CTGGTCCGCATTGCTAAGGTTCTGGGCACCGATGAGCTCTTTGGTTACCTCCACAAATATCACATAGAACTGGACACTCGCTTCAAAGACCTCCTGGGACA ATCACGTCGTCGTTTGCTTGTGTGTAGACAAACACGGAAACGCTGGGAGCAGTTCATCCAATCAGAGAACCAGCACCTGGTGAGTCCCGAGGCTCTGGATCTGCTGGACAAGCTGCTGCGCTACGACCACCAACAGAGGCTGACAGCAGCTGAAGCCATGCAGCACCCATACTTCT ATCCCGTGGTGAAGGAACATGCCAATGCCAACACAGAGGGCTCAAAGGCCATAAGCAGCTCCAATGCAACATGA
- the LOC137593170 gene encoding casein kinase II subunit alpha'-like isoform X2: MPGSTPASSKARVYTDVNTQKNREYWDYDAHVPNWSNQDNYQLVRKLGRGKYSEVFEAINVTNNEKVVVKILKPVKKKKIKREIKILENLRGGTNIIRLVDTVKDPVSRTPALVFECINNTDFKELYQKLTDYDIRYYMYELLKALDYCHSMGIMHRDVKPHNVMIDHQLRKLRLIDWGLAEFYHPAQEYNVRVASRYFKGPELLVDYQMYDYSLDMWSLGCMLASMIFLKEPFFHGQDNYDQLVRIAKVLGTDELFGYLHKYHIELDTRFKDLLGQQTRKRWEQFIQSENQHLVSPEALDLLDKLLRYDHQQRLTAAEAMQHPYFYPVVKEHANANTEGSKAISSSNAT, encoded by the exons ATGCCCGGATCCACGCCGGCCAGCAGCAAGGCTCGTGTGTACACCGACGTCAACACACAGAAGAACAGGGAGTACTGGGACTACGATGCACACGTACCAAACtggag CAATCAAGACAACTACCAGTTGGTGCGTAAGTTGGGCAGAGGGAAATACAGTGAAGTATTTGAGGCTATAAATGTGACCAACAATGAGAAAGTGGTGGTGAAAATCCTCAAG CCtgtcaaaaagaagaagatcaaacGGGAGATAAAAATTCTTGAAAACCTGCGTGGGGGAACCAACATTATTCGTCTGGTCGACACAGTCAAAGACCCGGTG TCCAGAACACCAGCGCTTGTCTTTGAGTGCATCAATAACACAGATTTTAAG GAGCTTTATCAGAAGCTGACAGACTACGATATCCGTTACTACATGTATGAGCTGCTCaag GCTCTGGACTACTGTCACAGTATGGGGATCATGCACCGGGACGTGAAGCCCCACAATGTGATGATCGACCACCAGctgaggaag CTTCGTCTTATAGACTGGGGTTTGGCAGAATTTTACCATCCTGCTCAGGAATACAACGTCAGGGTGGCCTCCCGCTATTTTAAAGGCCCTGAGCTGCTAGTGGACTATCAG ATGTATGACTATAGTTTGGACATGTGGAGTCTAGGCTGCATGTTGGCCAGCATGATCTTTCTGAAGGAGCCGTTTTTTCACGGCCAGGACAACTACGACCAG CTGGTCCGCATTGCTAAGGTTCTGGGCACCGATGAGCTCTTTGGTTACCTCCACAAATATCACATAGAACTGGACACTCGCTTCAAAGACCTCCTGGGACA ACAAACACGGAAACGCTGGGAGCAGTTCATCCAATCAGAGAACCAGCACCTGGTGAGTCCCGAGGCTCTGGATCTGCTGGACAAGCTGCTGCGCTACGACCACCAACAGAGGCTGACAGCAGCTGAAGCCATGCAGCACCCATACTTCT ATCCCGTGGTGAAGGAACATGCCAATGCCAACACAGAGGGCTCAAAGGCCATAAGCAGCTCCAATGCAACATGA